From one Haloferax marinisediminis genomic stretch:
- the ptsP gene encoding phosphoenolpyruvate--protein phosphotransferase: protein MAERTLSGIGVTPLSGVGTVVWYHPDADLPDPPAPEDVDAEAELDRFDEARTVAEDELKTERARTAERVGEEEAAVFDAHVQFLNDPQITDGVTDAIEGGLPAEHAVQETFSTFVEQFENMGGRMGERADDLRDIRDRLVRVLSDGDRVDLSSLPKGSVVVAERLTPSDTAQLDPKRVAGFVTVTGGRTSHAAIFARSLALPAIVGVGDELTSIEDGTDVVVDGEAGDLIVDPDDETKAAAAADADVHVRSGPVETADGVGIEVAANVGTAADLEPAVDRGADGIGLFRTEFLFLDRESPPDEQEQFEAYVEALESFDHSRVVVRTLDIGGDKPVPYLDLPEEENPFLGERGIRRSLGPDADLFETQVRALLRAAGSADGTRLSVMLPLVATLEELHDARDQFDSVAADLADEGIVHEMPEFGIMIETPAAAFMADRFAPHVDFFSIGTNDLAQYVMAAERGNERVSDLGDYRQPAVLQAIDATVSAADGHDCWVGMCGEMAGDPDLTELLVGLGLDELSMSAVTVPHVKEAVTKTDTAAAEALAAHVLAADTKAEVTARLTTGDTPAQEN from the coding sequence ATGGCCGAACGAACTCTCTCCGGTATCGGTGTGACACCACTCTCTGGAGTCGGGACCGTCGTCTGGTACCACCCGGACGCCGACCTTCCAGACCCACCAGCCCCCGAAGACGTCGACGCCGAGGCCGAGCTCGACCGATTCGACGAGGCACGGACCGTTGCCGAAGACGAGTTGAAGACGGAGCGGGCACGCACTGCCGAACGAGTCGGTGAGGAGGAGGCCGCGGTGTTCGACGCGCACGTGCAGTTCCTCAACGACCCACAGATTACCGACGGCGTCACCGACGCCATCGAAGGCGGATTACCCGCGGAACACGCCGTCCAAGAGACCTTCTCCACGTTCGTCGAGCAGTTCGAGAACATGGGAGGACGGATGGGTGAGCGTGCAGACGACCTGCGCGACATCCGCGACCGACTCGTGCGCGTCCTCTCGGACGGCGACCGGGTCGACCTCTCGTCGCTCCCGAAGGGGAGCGTCGTCGTCGCCGAACGACTCACACCGAGCGACACGGCACAACTCGACCCCAAGCGAGTTGCAGGGTTCGTCACCGTGACGGGCGGCCGAACCTCCCACGCAGCCATCTTTGCTCGGTCACTCGCGTTGCCTGCAATCGTGGGTGTCGGCGACGAACTGACGTCCATCGAAGACGGGACGGATGTCGTCGTCGACGGCGAAGCGGGCGACCTCATCGTCGATCCTGACGACGAGACGAAAGCGGCCGCTGCCGCCGATGCCGACGTACACGTCCGGAGTGGCCCGGTGGAGACGGCAGACGGCGTTGGCATCGAAGTCGCGGCCAACGTCGGAACGGCGGCCGACCTCGAACCCGCAGTCGACCGCGGGGCCGACGGCATCGGCCTGTTCCGAACCGAATTCCTCTTCCTCGACCGTGAGTCGCCGCCGGACGAACAAGAGCAGTTCGAGGCGTACGTCGAGGCGCTGGAATCGTTCGACCACAGTCGGGTCGTCGTTCGAACTCTCGACATCGGAGGCGACAAACCGGTTCCGTATTTGGACCTGCCCGAAGAAGAGAACCCCTTCCTCGGCGAGCGCGGAATCCGTCGGTCACTCGGCCCCGACGCGGACCTCTTCGAGACACAAGTTCGGGCACTCTTGCGTGCCGCTGGAAGCGCAGACGGGACGCGTCTCTCGGTGATGCTTCCGCTCGTGGCGACGCTCGAGGAACTCCACGACGCCCGCGACCAGTTCGACTCGGTCGCCGCCGACCTCGCCGACGAAGGCATCGTCCACGAGATGCCAGAGTTCGGCATCATGATAGAGACGCCTGCAGCGGCGTTCATGGCCGACCGCTTCGCGCCGCACGTCGACTTCTTCAGTATCGGGACGAACGACCTCGCCCAGTACGTGATGGCTGCCGAACGGGGCAACGAACGCGTCTCCGACCTCGGCGACTATCGCCAACCGGCAGTCCTGCAAGCCATCGACGCCACCGTCTCGGCCGCCGACGGACACGACTGTTGGGTCGGCATGTGCGGCGAGATGGCTGGCGACCCGGACCTCACCGAACTCCTCGTCGGCCTCGGGTTGGACGAACTGAGCATGAGCGCAGTCACGGTCCCACACGTGAAGGAGGCCGTGACGAAAACAGACACTGCAGCGGCCGAAGCACTCGCTGCACACGTCCTCGCTGCCGACACGAAAGCGGAAGTCACTGCCCGATTGACGACTGGCGACACCCCGGCTCAGGAAAATTAA
- the ilvN gene encoding acetolactate synthase small subunit — MSDKQTGLQGPRPEERPHPDGRRNAQGIRIDPKAESEHEPRRTVLSAIVEDEPGVLSRVAGLAARRQFNIESLTVGPTTVEGHSRITMVVEEPDPGIDQIEKQLAKLKPVISIGELDDDAIRAELVLLKVRGEDPDKVHAITEMYGGTTLDAGTDTITVQLTGDERKIDDAVDAFRRFGIIEIARTGQTALAHGAKKTVPGEEPGTSGEPTKPTTNTQ; from the coding sequence ATGAGTGACAAGCAGACTGGACTGCAGGGGCCAAGACCTGAAGAACGGCCCCACCCTGACGGGCGACGGAACGCCCAGGGAATCCGTATCGACCCCAAAGCCGAGTCGGAACACGAACCACGGCGGACGGTCCTGTCGGCCATCGTCGAGGACGAACCCGGTGTCCTCTCACGCGTCGCCGGCCTCGCCGCCCGCCGACAGTTCAACATCGAGAGCCTCACCGTGGGGCCGACCACCGTCGAGGGTCACTCCCGTATCACGATGGTCGTCGAAGAACCCGACCCCGGTATCGACCAGATAGAGAAGCAACTCGCAAAACTCAAGCCCGTCATCTCCATCGGCGAACTGGACGACGACGCCATCCGTGCGGAACTCGTCCTCCTGAAGGTTCGCGGTGAAGACCCCGACAAGGTTCACGCAATCACGGAGATGTACGGCGGTACAACGCTCGATGCAGGTACGGACACTATCACGGTCCAACTCACCGGCGACGAGCGCAAGATAGACGACGCTGTGGACGCGTTCCGTCGATTCGGCATCATCGAAATCGCCCGAACCGGCCAGACCGCCCTCGCCCACGGCGCCAAGAAGACCGTCCCCGGAGAGGAACCCGGAACCTCCGGCGAACCGACGAAACCTACCACAAACACCCAATGA
- the leuD gene encoding 3-isopropylmalate dehydratase small subunit — protein sequence MTDEIPEIHSASGSGVPIRGNDIDTDQIIPARFMKVVTFDGLGEFAFFDQRYDENDDPKDHPMNEAHFQDASIMVVNANFGCGSSREHAPQALMRWGIDAIIGESFAEIFAGNCLALGIPTVTADHDTIVELQAWVDENPDGDIDVDVENETVTYGDETVDVTVDDAQRKALTEGVWDTTALMKSNADAVAEKARSLPYIDD from the coding sequence ATGACCGACGAGATTCCAGAGATCCATTCGGCCTCCGGGTCGGGCGTTCCCATCCGTGGCAACGACATCGACACGGACCAGATTATCCCAGCGCGGTTCATGAAGGTCGTCACGTTCGACGGCCTCGGTGAGTTCGCGTTCTTCGACCAGCGCTACGACGAGAACGACGACCCCAAAGACCATCCGATGAACGAGGCGCACTTCCAGGACGCCTCCATCATGGTCGTCAACGCCAACTTCGGCTGTGGGTCTTCGCGCGAACACGCCCCACAGGCGCTCATGCGCTGGGGTATCGACGCCATCATCGGCGAGTCGTTCGCCGAAATCTTCGCCGGCAACTGTCTCGCACTCGGCATCCCGACGGTCACGGCCGACCACGACACCATCGTCGAACTCCAGGCGTGGGTCGACGAGAACCCCGACGGCGACATCGACGTCGACGTCGAGAACGAGACGGTCACCTACGGCGACGAGACGGTCGACGTCACCGTCGACGACGCACAGCGGAAGGCGCTCACCGAGGGCGTCTGGGACACGACGGCGCTCATGAAGTCGAACGCCGACGCAGTCGCCGAGAAAGCACGCTCGCTCCCCTACATCGATGACTGA
- the leuB gene encoding 3-isopropylmalate dehydrogenase: MTEEIVVIPGDGIGSEVIPAAVDVLEAVGDFEFVEADAGDHVKEATGEALPQETYDLVAESDATLFGAAGETAADVILPLRTAVDSFVNVRPAKAYPGVDALRPETDLVFLRENTEGVYSGHEDRLSDDLSTLTRVVTTSASERLAEYACDFVGGEGGHFQVAHKANVMRETDGRFRDAVVSVAEKRGVETEEVLMDAFATRVCLDPTQFDTIVCPNLAGDVLSDLAAGLVGGLGLLPSANIGPETALFEPVHGSAPDIAGESIANPAATILSAAMLLDYLDYGEEADRVRSAVEGVLEDGPRTPDLGGDASTEDVTAAILDRL, from the coding sequence ATGACTGAGGAAATCGTCGTCATCCCCGGCGATGGCATCGGGAGCGAGGTCATTCCAGCGGCTGTGGACGTACTCGAAGCGGTCGGTGACTTCGAGTTCGTCGAAGCGGACGCTGGCGACCACGTCAAAGAAGCGACGGGCGAGGCGCTCCCACAGGAGACGTACGACCTCGTCGCCGAGTCGGATGCGACGCTGTTCGGTGCCGCCGGTGAGACGGCCGCCGACGTCATCCTCCCGCTTCGTACCGCTGTCGATTCGTTCGTCAACGTTCGGCCGGCGAAAGCCTACCCCGGCGTCGACGCACTCCGCCCGGAGACGGACCTCGTCTTCCTCCGGGAGAACACCGAAGGCGTCTACTCGGGTCATGAAGACCGCCTCTCCGACGACCTCTCGACGCTCACCCGCGTCGTGACCACGTCGGCATCCGAGCGACTCGCAGAGTACGCCTGTGACTTCGTTGGCGGCGAAGGCGGCCACTTCCAGGTCGCGCACAAGGCGAACGTGATGCGCGAGACCGACGGCCGATTCCGTGACGCCGTCGTCTCCGTCGCCGAGAAGCGTGGCGTCGAGACCGAAGAAGTCCTGATGGACGCATTCGCGACGCGCGTCTGTCTCGACCCGACGCAGTTCGACACCATCGTCTGTCCGAACCTCGCGGGCGACGTGCTGTCTGACCTCGCTGCCGGTCTCGTCGGTGGCCTCGGTCTGCTCCCGTCGGCCAACATCGGCCCGGAAACGGCCCTGTTCGAACCGGTCCACGGCTCCGCACCCGACATCGCTGGCGAAAGCATCGCCAACCCAGCAGCGACGATTCTCTCGGCCGCGATGTTGCTCGACTACCTCGACTACGGTGAGGAGGCCGACCGAGTTCGCTCGGCCGTCGAAGGCGTCCTCGAAGACGGCCCACGCACGCCCGACCTCGGTGGCGACGCATCCACTGAGGATGTGACGGCAGCGATTCTGGACCGTCTGTAA
- a CDS encoding DUF5799 family protein, which translates to MVHWTDSIVGDRMTVDREFNDHVMNSRFSSQEWGLIMTATEFEIENADDPDSARIVANTEKVPQIIPELDNIRKQMGAMGGGQQDSSSGGGIVDSIKGALGLGDGGKQSQQEKLEDAERLTQAYADALQEHLETKGKWEQVRVAYQE; encoded by the coding sequence ATGGTACACTGGACAGACAGTATCGTGGGCGACCGGATGACGGTGGACCGCGAATTCAACGACCACGTGATGAACTCTCGGTTCTCCAGTCAGGAGTGGGGACTCATCATGACGGCCACAGAGTTCGAAATCGAAAACGCAGACGACCCTGACTCGGCGCGAATCGTCGCGAACACCGAGAAAGTTCCGCAGATAATCCCCGAACTCGACAACATCCGCAAACAGATGGGCGCGATGGGTGGCGGCCAGCAAGATTCGTCGTCCGGCGGCGGCATCGTCGACTCGATCAAAGGGGCGCTCGGCCTCGGCGACGGTGGCAAACAGAGTCAACAAGAGAAGCTGGAAGACGCAGAGCGACTCACGCAAGCCTACGCGGACGCGCTCCAGGAACACCTCGAAACGAAAGGTAAGTGGGAACAGGTCAGAGTCGCATATCAGGAGTAA
- the glpR gene encoding HTH-type transcriptional regulator GlpR, protein MLPAERKRRIVELVSESDGRSVEDLSEDLGYSKATIRRDLRELEDRGLVERSHGGAVPVTSVAREQTYGQKEVQNLDGKRAIAERAVEELGEGQVVFFDAGTTTMEVARTVPKDGSILAVTNSPRLAIELNEGDNEVKLTGGTLRRRTKALVGPTAEAFMKRTNFDVLVLGTNAFDIESGLTTPNEDEARMKELMVEKSAKVILVADTSKLGRRSFVKFASLEDIDLFITDDELDPATREEIESAGVDVVDGVAR, encoded by the coding sequence ATGTTACCAGCAGAGCGAAAACGCCGTATCGTCGAACTCGTCTCCGAGTCTGACGGTCGCTCGGTCGAGGACCTCTCCGAGGACCTCGGCTATTCGAAGGCGACGATACGCCGTGATTTGCGCGAACTCGAAGACCGTGGGCTCGTCGAACGGTCACACGGCGGGGCCGTCCCCGTAACCTCCGTCGCCCGCGAACAGACCTACGGGCAAAAAGAAGTACAGAACCTCGACGGGAAACGCGCAATCGCGGAACGCGCCGTCGAGGAACTCGGAGAGGGGCAGGTCGTCTTCTTCGACGCGGGCACGACGACGATGGAAGTCGCCCGAACGGTTCCGAAAGACGGGTCGATTCTGGCCGTCACCAACTCACCACGACTCGCCATCGAACTCAACGAAGGGGACAACGAGGTGAAACTCACCGGCGGAACGCTCCGACGGCGGACGAAAGCACTCGTCGGGCCGACCGCAGAAGCGTTCATGAAGCGGACGAACTTCGACGTGCTCGTTCTGGGGACGAACGCCTTCGACATCGAGTCGGGACTCACGACGCCGAACGAAGACGAGGCCCGCATGAAGGAACTGATGGTCGAGAAGTCTGCGAAAGTCATCCTCGTCGCCGACACGTCGAAACTCGGCCGTCGGAGCTTCGTCAAATTCGCATCGCTCGAAGACATCGACCTGTTCATCACTGACGACGAACTCGACCCAGCGACGCGCGAGGAGATCGAGAGCGCTGGCGTCGACGTCGTCGACGGAGTTGCACGATGA
- a CDS encoding DUF7557 family protein → MPQVHLDDATVERLDNLREEDEDYDELINELMNIYEASERTMFHSGDEY, encoded by the coding sequence ATGCCACAAGTGCACCTCGACGACGCGACAGTCGAGCGACTCGACAACCTCCGAGAAGAAGACGAAGACTACGACGAGCTCATCAACGAACTGATGAACATCTACGAAGCGAGCGAGCGGACGATGTTCCACAGTGGCGACGAGTACTGA
- the leuC gene encoding 3-isopropylmalate dehydratase large subunit produces the protein MSEGTLYDKVWEEHTVSELPTGQTQLFCGLHLIHEVTSPQAFGMLQERDLEVAYPERTHATVDHIVPTSDQSRPFRDDAAEEMMSELEQNVRNAGINFSDPTSGDQGIVHVIGPEQGLTQPGMTIVCGDSHTSTHGAFGALAFGIGTSQIRDVLATQTVAMEKKKVRKIEVTGELGPGVEAKDVILEIIRRLGTEGGVGYVYEYAGEAIENLDMEGRMSICNMSIEGGARAGYVNPDETTYEWLKQTDYFQNNPEKFDELKPYWESIRSDEDAEYDDVVTIDGSELEPVVTWGTTPGQGVGITQPIPAPEDLPEEKQDTARMAQEHMRVTPGETMEGYKIDVAFLGSCTNARMPDLRRAAEVVKGRQVADSVRAMVVPGSQRVKAAAEAEGLDKVFKDAGFEWREAGCSMCLGMNEDQLQGDEASASSSNRNFIGRQGSKDGRTVLMNPRMVAAAAITGEVTDVRELKEVSTV, from the coding sequence ATGAGTGAGGGAACGCTTTACGACAAGGTGTGGGAAGAACACACCGTCTCCGAACTGCCGACAGGCCAGACGCAGCTGTTCTGTGGCCTGCACCTCATCCACGAGGTGACGAGCCCACAGGCGTTCGGGATGCTCCAAGAACGCGACCTCGAGGTCGCCTATCCCGAGCGAACGCACGCGACAGTCGACCACATCGTCCCAACCTCGGACCAGTCGCGGCCGTTCCGTGACGACGCGGCCGAGGAGATGATGTCCGAACTCGAACAGAACGTCCGCAACGCGGGCATCAACTTCTCTGACCCGACCTCCGGCGACCAGGGTATCGTCCACGTCATCGGGCCAGAGCAGGGGCTCACCCAACCCGGCATGACCATCGTCTGTGGTGACAGCCACACCTCGACCCACGGCGCGTTCGGTGCGCTGGCGTTCGGTATCGGGACGAGCCAAATCCGCGACGTACTGGCGACCCAGACCGTCGCGATGGAGAAGAAGAAAGTTCGAAAAATCGAGGTCACCGGTGAACTCGGCCCGGGCGTCGAAGCGAAAGACGTCATCCTCGAAATCATCCGTCGGCTGGGAACCGAAGGCGGCGTCGGCTACGTCTACGAGTACGCCGGCGAGGCCATCGAGAACCTCGACATGGAAGGTCGGATGAGTATCTGCAACATGTCCATCGAGGGCGGCGCTCGCGCGGGCTACGTCAACCCCGACGAGACCACCTACGAGTGGCTGAAGCAGACCGACTACTTCCAGAACAACCCCGAGAAGTTCGACGAACTCAAGCCGTACTGGGAGTCCATCCGCTCCGACGAGGACGCCGAGTACGACGACGTCGTCACCATCGACGGGTCGGAACTCGAACCCGTCGTCACGTGGGGGACCACGCCCGGACAGGGCGTCGGCATCACCCAACCCATCCCGGCACCCGAAGACCTGCCCGAAGAGAAGCAGGACACGGCCCGGATGGCACAAGAACACATGCGGGTCACGCCCGGCGAGACGATGGAAGGCTACAAAATCGACGTCGCCTTCCTCGGTTCGTGTACCAACGCCCGGATGCCCGACCTGCGCCGCGCCGCAGAGGTCGTCAAAGGACGCCAAGTCGCAGACAGCGTTCGTGCGATGGTCGTCCCCGGCAGTCAGCGCGTCAAGGCCGCCGCCGAAGCGGAGGGTCTCGACAAAGTGTTCAAAGACGCCGGCTTCGAGTGGCGAGAAGCAGGGTGTTCGATGTGTCTCGGCATGAACGAAGACCAACTGCAGGGTGACGAGGCGTCTGCGTCCTCGTCGAACCGCAACTTCATCGGTCGGCAGGGGTCGAAAGACGGCCGCACCGTCCTGATGAACCCGCGCATGGTCGCCGCGGCGGCCATCACTGGGGAAGTGACTGACGTCCGCGAACTGAAGGAGGTGAGCACGGTATGA
- the pfkB gene encoding 1-phosphofructokinase: MIFTVTPNPAVDHTIHFDEPLQPGVVHRTDDAVFTAGGKGINVAKYVSALGVDATASGFLGGHFGKFVRDRLEADDIATDFVNIDDNTRLNTTVLAEDGEYKLNHNGPHITASDVDELVEAAQANEPDTLLVGGSLPGGMPLSAVDRLAHAGDWRTAVDMGGKYLADLEADYIVCKPNRSELAEATGRTVETNEDAIAAARELRDGQFEYVLASLGGDGAVLVTEDDVLSAPALDVEVVDTVGAGDAILSGFIAGLEHGKSDADALRMGILTAARVVGVAGTRVPHLEDVLTNETHVEVTTIRD, encoded by the coding sequence ATGATTTTCACTGTTACACCAAACCCTGCAGTAGACCACACGATTCACTTCGACGAACCGCTCCAACCCGGCGTCGTCCACCGAACCGACGACGCGGTGTTCACCGCCGGCGGAAAAGGTATCAACGTCGCCAAGTACGTCTCGGCGCTCGGCGTCGACGCCACGGCCTCCGGATTCCTCGGCGGCCACTTTGGCAAGTTCGTCCGTGACCGTCTCGAAGCGGACGACATCGCCACCGACTTCGTGAACATCGACGACAACACGCGACTGAACACGACGGTCCTCGCCGAAGATGGCGAGTACAAACTCAACCACAACGGTCCGCACATCACCGCATCCGACGTGGACGAACTCGTCGAAGCGGCGCAGGCGAACGAACCCGATACACTCCTCGTCGGCGGGAGTCTTCCGGGTGGTATGCCCCTTTCAGCGGTCGACAGACTCGCCCACGCAGGTGACTGGCGGACTGCAGTCGACATGGGCGGGAAGTACCTCGCGGACCTCGAAGCCGACTACATCGTCTGCAAGCCCAACCGTTCGGAACTCGCAGAAGCTACCGGCCGAACCGTCGAGACGAACGAAGACGCGATTGCGGCCGCACGAGAACTCCGTGATGGACAGTTCGAGTACGTGCTGGCCTCACTCGGTGGCGACGGTGCAGTCCTCGTCACCGAAGACGACGTGCTGTCCGCGCCCGCACTCGACGTAGAAGTCGTCGACACCGTCGGCGCTGGCGACGCCATCCTCTCGGGGTTCATCGCAGGACTCGAACACGGGAAGAGCGACGCAGACGCACTTCGCATGGGTATCCTCACCGCCGCCCGCGTCGTCGGCGTCGCGGGAACTCGGGTTCCGCATCTCGAAGACGTCCTGACGAACGAAACACACGTCGAAGTGACCACGATTCGAGACTGA
- the fba gene encoding class II fructose-bisphosphate aldolase: MPFYGGEELATVYDEALDEGFGLIASNVAEPNVMMGLMEGADRMNSDLLLQLSGGACKFAGNGDPVAGLKAMGTYIETIAEQYDIGVFLNMDHQTNLEFIEQQIELDIPSSIMIDASHEPFDENVATSREVVEMVDAADSNILIEAELGQIKGVEDEIEAEEAFYTDPEQAVEFVDKTGADLLAISVGTQHGVAKGKDLELRPDLAHDIRQELRDHGLDTPLVLHGSSGVQPDQLQEMLKHGICKVNKDTRYQYEYTRTAYDLYRETPEAIVPPEGVEDARDTFFNETEWSPDKSVFDPRVVGRDIRERIADVHAGLTEVSGSAGQTLFK; the protein is encoded by the coding sequence ATGCCGTTCTACGGCGGGGAGGAACTCGCCACTGTATACGACGAGGCGCTCGACGAAGGGTTCGGACTCATCGCGAGTAACGTCGCGGAACCGAACGTCATGATGGGTCTCATGGAGGGTGCCGACCGAATGAACTCGGACCTCCTGTTGCAACTCAGCGGTGGTGCCTGCAAGTTCGCCGGTAACGGTGACCCGGTTGCGGGCCTGAAAGCCATGGGGACGTACATCGAGACTATCGCCGAGCAGTACGACATCGGCGTCTTCCTCAACATGGACCATCAGACGAACCTCGAGTTCATCGAACAACAGATAGAACTCGATATCCCGTCGTCTATCATGATCGACGCCTCCCACGAACCGTTCGACGAGAACGTCGCGACGAGTCGTGAAGTCGTCGAGATGGTCGACGCCGCCGACTCCAACATCCTCATCGAGGCCGAACTCGGCCAAATCAAGGGTGTCGAAGACGAAATCGAGGCCGAAGAGGCGTTCTACACGGACCCCGAACAGGCCGTCGAGTTCGTCGATAAGACGGGCGCAGACCTGCTCGCCATCTCCGTCGGTACGCAACACGGCGTCGCCAAGGGCAAGGACCTCGAACTCCGTCCGGACCTCGCCCACGACATCCGACAGGAGCTCAGAGACCACGGCCTCGACACGCCGCTCGTCCTCCACGGGTCTTCGGGCGTCCAACCCGACCAACTGCAGGAGATGCTCAAACACGGCATCTGCAAGGTCAACAAGGACACGCGCTACCAGTACGAGTACACGCGCACCGCCTACGACCTCTACCGTGAGACTCCCGAAGCCATCGTCCCGCCGGAAGGCGTCGAGGACGCTCGTGACACGTTCTTCAACGAGACCGAGTGGTCGCCAGACAAATCGGTGTTCGACCCTCGTGTCGTCGGCCGCGACATCCGCGAGCGCATCGCAGACGTTCACGCTGGCCTGACGGAAGTCTCCGGCAGCGCCGGGCAGACGCTGTTCAAGTAA
- the ilvC gene encoding ketol-acid reductoisomerase, producing MTEFTTTVYYDDDADRSQIDDKTVAVLGYGSQGHAHAQNLADSGVDVVVGLRADSSSRAAAREDGLRVATPVEAAAEADIVSVLVPDTVQPAVFEEIRDELEPGDTLQFAHGFNIHYNQIRPPEDVDVTLVAPKSPGHLVRRNYESGEGTPGLIAVYQDTTGDAKDEALAYAHAIGCTRAGVIQTSFREETETDLFGEQAVLCGGVTSLVKQGYETLVDAGYSPEMAYFECLNELKLIVDLMYEDGLGGMWHSVSDTAEFGGLTRGDRIVDEHSRERMEEVLEEVQDGTFAREWILENQAGRPSYSQLKEAEENHDIEEVGARLRELFAWADEDDDTEKAEAPADD from the coding sequence ATGACTGAATTCACCACGACTGTATACTACGACGACGACGCAGACCGCTCGCAGATCGACGACAAGACCGTGGCCGTCCTCGGCTACGGCAGCCAGGGCCACGCCCACGCGCAGAACCTCGCTGACAGCGGTGTCGACGTGGTCGTTGGCCTCCGTGCCGACTCTTCGTCCCGTGCTGCTGCACGCGAAGATGGACTCCGCGTCGCGACGCCCGTCGAGGCTGCCGCAGAGGCAGACATCGTCTCCGTCCTCGTCCCCGACACCGTCCAACCGGCCGTCTTCGAAGAGATTCGCGACGAACTCGAACCCGGTGACACGCTCCAGTTCGCCCACGGGTTCAACATCCACTACAACCAGATTCGACCCCCAGAAGACGTCGACGTGACGCTCGTCGCACCGAAGTCACCCGGTCACCTCGTCCGCCGGAACTACGAGAGCGGAGAGGGAACGCCCGGCCTCATCGCCGTCTATCAGGACACGACTGGAGACGCCAAAGATGAGGCACTGGCGTACGCCCACGCCATCGGCTGCACTCGTGCGGGTGTCATCCAGACCTCGTTCCGCGAGGAGACCGAGACCGACCTGTTCGGTGAGCAGGCCGTCCTCTGTGGCGGCGTCACCTCGCTCGTCAAGCAGGGCTACGAGACGCTCGTCGACGCGGGCTACTCCCCAGAGATGGCCTACTTCGAGTGCCTGAACGAACTGAAGCTCATCGTCGACCTGATGTACGAAGACGGACTCGGCGGCATGTGGCACTCTGTCTCCGACACCGCGGAGTTCGGTGGCCTGACCCGTGGCGACCGCATCGTCGACGAACACAGTCGCGAGCGCATGGAAGAAGTGCTCGAAGAGGTCCAAGACGGCACGTTCGCCCGTGAGTGGATTCTGGAGAACCAGGCGGGTCGCCCGTCGTACTCCCAGCTGAAGGAAGCCGAAGAGAACCACGACATCGAGGAAGTCGGCGCCCGTCTCCGCGAACTGTTCGCGTGGGCCGACGAGGACGACGACACAGAGAAAGCAGAAGCACCAGCAGACGACTGA